The following is a genomic window from Geobacillus subterraneus.
TCCATGATGACGAACGGAATGTCGGGCAAACGGTCATGCCAATCAATAGAATGGCTGTTTTCCCTTTGCAGCGAGCGAAGCCAGCGTTCCTGCTGCAATGAATGATCGCTGCCCAATAAAGCGGACGACGCTTCGCGCGGAACGCCGAGCGACAACAAGCGGAGCGCCCGCTGCCAAAAGCGGTGCCGTTCATTCATGCATCCCGACCACCCGGCGGGCGACGAGGCGCTGCAACCGCTTCGCGGTGCGCATCGCCTGCTTCAGTTGCTTTTGCTCCGTCCGATTGAGCGTCTGCCATAATACATAGTCCCGTCCGTCTTCCGCCTCGGTGCTGTACTTGAGGCGAATGGAATAGTAAACCGAAAGCGCCTCTTGAACATCCATAGAGAGAGCGGCTGGCAATATGCCAGCCTCTTTGAGCGCCCGCTGCCGCTCTAGTGTCGTCACCGCCGGCACGCGCGCCAGACAGGCGAGCCATTTCAAGGCGTTCGTGATTTGCACGTAACCGCTTTGTTTCATATGAATCGCCCCGCTATGCGGACCCCATCGTACCGCTTGCACATTGCCAAACCAACCGAGCGGAACAGGCGGAAATTGAACCTGTTCTCCCATGCGCGCCAACAGCGGCGGCCGGTCAGCGACCTCGGCAAACAGCGTCCGCCTCCTTGCCTCGGCCAGTTCGGCGTCTCCATAAAGCGGCCGCATATCCATCGCGATGTACAAAAAGCGAAGATCGTTTGGCCATCCGCTGCCTAAATAGGAAGAGAGCTGCCGTTCCCAATCGCTCGTCGATTGCGCCCAACGCCTGTTTGTTGCCATCACATAGCCGGAGCAATACGGATAGCCGACCTCATGCAGCATCTTCGCCCCGATGGCCGCCGCATGGCGAATAAACTCGTAACAGGCCGGCTCCTCTTCGCGGGCGCAAGTAAACAAAATGCCGTGATCTTGATCCGTCCACACCGTCGGCTCGCGCCGGCCGATGCTCCCCATCACATACCAACACCAGGCCGGCGGCCGGATGCCGACAGAGCGTTTTACTGTCTCCTGTTCAGCAAGGAAAAACACGCGGCGAAGCACGGCTTCATGCACATCGGCTACCTCTTCCGCCAGCTGTTCGATGTGCTTAACCGCCAGCCATCGGCGCAACTCGCGCACCAACTCATCGTGGCAGAAACGAAGATCGGTAACCGACTCGGCCGTTTTCAGCCGATCGGCAATCGCTTCTACCATCGTTTTCGTCTCCATATTTATCGCTGAACGGCCGTTTTCGGCTGATAGGCTGGATCAAGCTGTTCCGGATAGCCGTAAGCGCCGTGTTCGCTAATATCAAGCCCGGAAATTTCTTGCTCCGCCGTGACGCGCAGCCCGATTGTTTTCTTCATGACAAATAAGATGACAAACGAGACGATCGCTACATATATCGCTGCGCCCACCACGCCGACCGTTTGTACAATCAGTTGGTCAAACCCGCCGCCGTACACGAGACCGGCCTTGCCGATTCCGGTTATTTCCACTAAACGCGGCGAGGCGAAAAATC
Proteins encoded in this region:
- a CDS encoding DUF294 nucleotidyltransferase-like domain-containing protein, coding for MVEAIADRLKTAESVTDLRFCHDELVRELRRWLAVKHIEQLAEEVADVHEAVLRRVFFLAEQETVKRSVGIRPPAWCWYVMGSIGRREPTVWTDQDHGILFTCAREEEPACYEFIRHAAAIGAKMLHEVGYPYCSGYVMATNRRWAQSTSDWERQLSSYLGSGWPNDLRFLYIAMDMRPLYGDAELAEARRRTLFAEVADRPPLLARMGEQVQFPPVPLGWFGNVQAVRWGPHSGAIHMKQSGYVQITNALKWLACLARVPAVTTLERQRALKEAGILPAALSMDVQEALSVYYSIRLKYSTEAEDGRDYVLWQTLNRTEQKQLKQAMRTAKRLQRLVARRVVGMHE